A genome region from Methanobacterium subterraneum includes the following:
- a CDS encoding metallophosphoesterase family protein, with protein sequence MNLISPRNPYYIEKDVFIGGAPYTSKYHSKQLIERLEDIEKSSKTYEKRILVLHQGIDRYIPYEYELKIGDVPQSFNYCAFGHIHERVVDDFGEGKLAYPGSTEIWRSNEVEGYKKNGKGFYLVDINGDMPEIENIDLKLPREFIKETIKYSRLQDELSRINEYINSLQKKPMLMVTVEGGNFSRSEIYETLNQALSDSCLALRSNYRPTIVEDEKNPFEDGKEALDIKKMIEYNLKDFNNQQINELATGLLRELSDGDLKTAEDMVRNFYEELYDH encoded by the coding sequence TTGAATCTCATAAGTCCCCGTAACCCATATTATATCGAAAAGGATGTTTTCATTGGGGGTGCACCCTACACATCCAAGTACCATTCCAAACAATTAATTGAACGCCTGGAAGATATTGAAAAGTCCTCCAAAACATATGAAAAGCGAATTCTGGTGCTTCATCAGGGAATCGATCGTTACATTCCCTATGAATATGAGCTTAAAATTGGGGATGTGCCTCAGAGTTTCAACTACTGTGCCTTTGGCCACATCCACGAAAGGGTGGTGGATGACTTTGGGGAGGGGAAATTGGCATACCCTGGTTCCACAGAGATATGGCGATCCAACGAGGTTGAAGGTTATAAAAAGAACGGTAAAGGATTTTATCTGGTGGATATCAATGGAGATATGCCTGAAATCGAAAATATTGACCTTAAACTTCCCAGGGAATTTATAAAAGAAACCATCAAGTACAGCCGGCTCCAGGATGAGCTATCACGAATTAATGAATATATCAACAGCCTTCAAAAGAAGCCCATGCTAATGGTGACTGTGGAAGGGGGAAATTTCAGCCGTTCCGAGATTTATGAAACTTTAAATCAGGCTTTATCAGATTCATGCCTGGCACTGAGGTCTAACTACCGGCCCACTATAGTTGAAGATGAAAAAAATCCTTTTGAAGATGGGAAAGAAGCTCTGGATATTAAAAAGATGATTGAATATAATCTCAAGGATTTTAACAACCAGCAGATTAATGAACTGGCAACCGGACTCTTGAGAGAGTTATCTGATGGTGATCTAAAGACTGCAGAAGATATGGTCCGGAATTTCTACGAGGAGTTATATGATCATTGA
- a CDS encoding DNA repair exonuclease produces the protein MQFAHLADTHMGYRQYGLAERENDFFEVFDQAIEEVVSERPDFAIHSGDLFEYSRPPTRALLTAQKGILRLKEAKIPIYAIAGNHDVVMRKNALPPKFYLKTLV, from the coding sequence ATGCAATTTGCCCATTTAGCTGATACTCATATGGGTTACCGCCAGTATGGACTTGCAGAACGGGAAAATGACTTTTTTGAGGTTTTTGATCAGGCTATTGAGGAAGTAGTAAGTGAAAGGCCTGATTTTGCCATTCACTCTGGTGATCTATTCGAGTATTCAAGACCCCCAACCAGGGCCCTGTTAACTGCACAAAAGGGTATTTTAAGGTTGAAAGAAGCAAAAATTCCAATATATGCCATTGCCGGTAACCATGATGTTGTGATGCGTAAAAATGCCCTTCCCCCCAAATTTTATTTAAAGACTTTGGTTTGA
- a CDS encoding helicase HerA domain-containing protein: protein MNEVIGRCIGETSLVDLSFVSKKMPRVGAYVSLKYDGKNVLGMIESLVRGSVSINDQIYDPLTIEKIKAIEGDDHYVKGTVKILGDINDDLRIPRTPAPPGTEIQVADSQILKRIFKVDRYGLKLGNLITQKEVGIEVDINKMVTRHLAVLAMTGAGKSNTVSVIVDGLLKVNGSVLIFDMHSEYVNTDFGKDKVNVMHPQINPLYLSFGEIKKLANIPPNAYVQERYFLKAYKSARNSLIQSSTTGKDFITLIISKLEGWLAESEDPEAKSTNSGDKKSIADVLNKLDHMRDKYGNILSLEAKDIIGSLKVGKANILDLGSVDEFASDVVVSHILRNVLKSRKEFLRSGEGLEFPIFLILEEAHILAPQNRKTESKLWISRIAREGRKFSVGLCLVSQSPKSLDSDALSQANNMIILRLVEPTDQSHVQRASESLSDDLIAQLPSLNIGEAIVLGLMTRIPTLIKIDEFQGKITGGDLNIVEEWSKSHKKEEKLLEEQKMEYEDLGGDY, encoded by the coding sequence ATGAATGAAGTTATTGGAAGATGCATAGGTGAAACCTCACTGGTGGATTTGAGTTTCGTGTCCAAGAAAATGCCCAGGGTGGGTGCATACGTCTCCCTTAAATATGATGGTAAAAACGTGCTGGGGATGATTGAATCACTGGTAAGAGGTAGTGTTTCCATTAATGATCAAATCTACGACCCTTTAACCATTGAAAAAATTAAGGCAATTGAAGGTGACGACCATTACGTAAAGGGAACAGTTAAGATACTGGGAGATATTAATGATGATCTTCGCATTCCCCGTACACCAGCACCACCAGGAACCGAGATACAGGTTGCTGATTCACAGATACTGAAGAGGATATTCAAGGTGGACCGGTATGGTTTGAAACTTGGAAACCTCATAACCCAGAAAGAAGTGGGTATAGAAGTGGATATCAACAAAATGGTGACCAGACACCTGGCAGTCCTGGCCATGACCGGTGCCGGGAAGTCAAATACAGTTTCAGTCATTGTAGATGGCCTCCTGAAGGTTAATGGGAGTGTTCTGATATTTGACATGCACTCCGAGTATGTGAACACTGATTTTGGGAAGGATAAGGTTAATGTAATGCATCCCCAGATCAACCCCCTCTACCTCTCCTTTGGTGAGATTAAAAAGTTAGCCAACATACCCCCCAATGCCTATGTCCAGGAAAGGTACTTTTTAAAAGCATATAAATCCGCGCGTAACAGCCTAATACAGAGTTCAACTACTGGTAAAGATTTCATTACCCTAATCATAAGTAAATTAGAAGGATGGTTAGCTGAATCCGAGGATCCCGAGGCTAAATCCACTAATTCCGGGGATAAAAAATCAATAGCCGATGTCTTAAACAAACTGGACCATATGCGGGATAAATACGGGAACATACTCAGTCTGGAGGCAAAGGATATTATTGGCAGTTTGAAGGTGGGGAAGGCTAATATTCTGGATCTGGGTTCGGTGGATGAGTTTGCCTCGGATGTGGTGGTTAGCCATATTCTCCGAAACGTTTTAAAGAGCCGTAAAGAGTTTTTAAGAAGTGGGGAGGGTTTGGAGTTTCCCATATTTTTGATCCTGGAAGAAGCCCATATTCTGGCTCCTCAGAATAGGAAAACAGAATCTAAACTGTGGATAAGTAGAATTGCCCGTGAGGGGCGTAAGTTTTCAGTGGGACTGTGTCTGGTGAGCCAGAGCCCTAAATCCTTGGATTCCGATGCCCTTTCCCAAGCTAATAATATGATAATTCTGCGCCTGGTGGAGCCCACTGACCAGAGCCATGTGCAACGGGCCAGTGAAAGTTTGAGTGATGACCTGATAGCTCAACTTCCCTCCCTGAATATTGGGGAGGCCATAGTGCTGGGTTTAATGACTCGCATCCCCACCCTGATTAAGATAGATGAATTCCAGGGGAAAATCACAGGTGGAGACCTTAACATTGTGGAGGAATGGTCAAAATCCCATAAAAAAGAGGAAAAACTCCTTGAAGAACAGAAAATGGAATATGAGGATTTGGGAGGAGATTACTGA
- a CDS encoding DNA double-strand break repair nuclease NurA: MLDSLYEKALKKRDDIQQKVEEIGYSQVDASRQWVDHPLEENTQEVSIAAGDGSINKRKFLPFIFYAIDAEGIIHTPHGLGRIESSEIDIISHHKYVDDRLRSYMGIFEIKNALRMFAEYDVDLFLFDGSILGNLIRPFPIERELKEQVKERIREKYLPILEEEIRSSDVKITSSKLEDLIASEFKDNPEPMIYLENLENLLVISTLMEQKQKIVAISKTSTSTEYFGSKIPDMAIFDMHSKKQGYSQPRHSNVSGVKRDFPVRNDFLKSLIFTIFYARLEDHKNILKFELPYYATEEDIKELLKSIKKISAEGYPLLLKKAHNDVVIRKNDLMNLSKIIGFLEKSGREMLNE, translated from the coding sequence ATGCTGGATTCACTTTATGAAAAGGCCTTGAAAAAGAGAGATGACATCCAACAAAAAGTAGAGGAAATTGGATACTCCCAAGTAGATGCTTCCAGGCAATGGGTTGATCACCCCCTGGAAGAAAATACTCAGGAGGTGAGTATTGCTGCCGGTGATGGTAGCATAAATAAACGTAAATTTTTACCATTCATATTCTATGCCATTGATGCAGAAGGCATAATACACACCCCCCATGGCCTTGGAAGGATTGAAAGCTCTGAGATCGATATCATATCCCATCATAAATATGTTGATGACCGTTTAAGGAGTTACATGGGCATATTTGAAATTAAAAATGCCCTGAGGATGTTTGCAGAATATGATGTTGATTTATTCCTCTTTGATGGATCCATCTTAGGGAACCTCATCAGACCATTCCCCATTGAAAGAGAACTCAAAGAACAGGTGAAAGAGAGGATAAGGGAAAAATATCTACCCATCCTCGAAGAAGAGATAAGGAGTTCTGATGTGAAAATAACCTCCTCAAAACTTGAGGATTTGATTGCATCAGAATTTAAAGACAACCCAGAACCAATGATCTATCTGGAAAACCTGGAGAACCTGCTGGTTATCAGCACGCTAATGGAACAAAAACAAAAAATAGTGGCAATCTCCAAAACATCTACCAGTACTGAATACTTTGGTTCGAAAATACCGGACATGGCTATATTTGATATGCACAGTAAGAAACAGGGATATTCCCAACCCCGACATTCCAATGTCTCCGGGGTTAAAAGGGATTTCCCAGTTAGAAATGATTTTCTGAAGAGTTTGATCTTTACTATTTTCTATGCCAGACTGGAGGATCATAAAAACATTCTGAAGTTTGAATTACCGTACTACGCTACTGAAGAGGATATAAAAGAGTTGCTGAAAAGTATAAAGAAGATCAGCGCCGAAGGATATCCTTTATTATTAAAAAAAGCTCATAATGACGTGGTTATCCGTAAAAATGATCTTATGAACCTTTCAAAGATAATTGGGTTCCTGGAGAAGAGTGGGAGGGAAATGTTAAATGAATGA
- a CDS encoding thermonuclease family protein, whose translation MRRVYVLFMLCIIVVSVSGCTHDDLDPLNYTPSSSNNSSSSSTAVPSTTTTTSSSNSNSPHAEVSGKCYKVVDGDTIDVEGVGRVRFVGVNTPERGDSGYQEAKEYVKNMCLGKTVGLDIDDAKNKDKYDRTLAVVYVGGVNLNQELLKKGYAEVMYIPPSEFNPYKWT comes from the coding sequence ATGCGCCGAGTATACGTTTTATTTATGTTATGTATCATAGTAGTGTCGGTTTCTGGTTGCACCCATGATGACTTAGATCCACTGAATTACACACCTTCATCTTCCAATAACAGTAGCTCCAGTTCCACTGCAGTTCCAAGCACTACCACTACCACCAGTTCATCCAACTCCAACAGTCCCCACGCGGAGGTAAGTGGTAAGTGTTACAAGGTGGTGGATGGAGATACCATAGATGTGGAGGGAGTGGGTAGAGTGCGCTTTGTAGGGGTTAACACTCCAGAAAGGGGAGATTCCGGTTATCAGGAAGCCAAGGAATACGTTAAAAATATGTGTCTGGGTAAAACCGTGGGCCTGGATATTGATGATGCTAAGAACAAGGACAAGTATGACCGTACACTGGCCGTGGTCTACGTGGGTGGTGTGAACCTCAACCAGGAGCTCTTGAAGAAGGGTTATGCTGAGGTGATGTATATTCCCCCATCGGAGTTCAATCCTTATAAATGGACATAA
- the galE gene encoding UDP-glucose 4-epimerase GalE: MILVTGGAGYIGSHANKELNLAGYETVVLDNMSYGHEDFLKWGVFEEVDLGDLESIRNVFRKYEIEAVMHFAAFTYVGESVEDPQKYYLNNLRNTLNLLQVMNEFKVKKLVFSSTCATYGNPQKIPLTEDHPQDPINPYGQGKLMVEKVLKDYSSAYGLRYVSLRYFNAAGADPECEVGERHDPETHLIPLILDAAMGKREDIKIFGTDYPTPDGTCIRDYIHVTDLADAHIKALKYLESGGSSEVFNLGNGNGFSVREVIEEARKVTGKEIKSTETDRRPGDPPVLVGSSQKARNILKWQPQCDDLTKIISTAWEWHKKDN, translated from the coding sequence ATGATACTGGTAACTGGAGGGGCAGGATACATAGGCTCCCATGCCAATAAGGAGCTTAACCTGGCAGGATACGAAACAGTGGTTCTGGATAACATGAGCTACGGACATGAGGACTTCCTGAAATGGGGAGTCTTTGAAGAAGTGGATCTTGGTGATCTGGAATCAATCCGGAATGTGTTCCGGAAGTATGAGATAGAAGCAGTGATGCACTTTGCAGCATTCACCTATGTAGGGGAATCAGTGGAAGACCCCCAGAAATACTACCTCAACAACCTCCGAAACACCCTGAACCTCCTCCAGGTGATGAATGAATTCAAGGTGAAGAAACTGGTTTTCTCTTCAACCTGCGCCACCTACGGAAACCCCCAGAAAATACCATTAACCGAGGACCACCCCCAGGACCCCATAAACCCCTACGGCCAGGGTAAACTCATGGTGGAAAAGGTCTTAAAGGACTACAGCTCTGCATATGGGCTTCGTTATGTTTCCCTCCGTTACTTCAACGCTGCCGGTGCGGATCCAGAATGTGAAGTGGGGGAAAGACATGACCCGGAAACCCACCTCATACCACTCATACTGGACGCTGCCATGGGTAAAAGAGAAGATATTAAGATATTTGGAACTGACTACCCCACACCGGACGGTACCTGCATCAGGGATTACATACATGTCACTGATCTAGCTGATGCCCATATAAAAGCCCTTAAATACTTAGAATCCGGGGGAAGTAGTGAAGTATTCAACCTGGGAAACGGTAATGGATTCTCAGTCCGGGAAGTAATAGAAGAAGCCAGAAAAGTCACCGGAAAAGAGATAAAATCCACTGAAACTGATAGGCGACCGGGTGATCCTCCTGTCCTGGTTGGAAGTTCTCAGAAAGCCCGAAACATTCTTAAATGGCAACCCCAATGTGATGACTTGACTAAAATCATCAGCACGGCCTGGGAGTGGCATAAAAAGGATAATTAA
- the galU gene encoding UTP--glucose-1-phosphate uridylyltransferase GalU codes for MKAVIPAAGLGTRFLPATKAQPKEMLPVYNKPTIQYVVEEAVASGIDDILIITGKGKRSIEDHFDRSFELEYSLRNCGKMDYLVEVEAISEMADIYYVRQKKQKGLGDAILCAKKHIDGQPFAVLLGDTISQSKVPCTKQLLDVHEKYNASAIAIERVPYDKIERYGIIKGQKVEDSVYKIEDMVEKPRPEDAPSDLAITGRYVLESEIFDHIEEVPPGVGGEIQLTDAMRQLDNIYGHIFDGKMYDIGNNVEWLKSSLEIALQDPAVSEELREYLKNIIK; via the coding sequence ATGAAAGCGGTTATACCTGCTGCAGGACTTGGAACCCGGTTTTTACCGGCTACCAAGGCCCAGCCCAAAGAAATGTTACCAGTTTACAATAAACCAACCATTCAGTACGTGGTGGAAGAGGCTGTGGCCTCTGGAATTGATGACATACTGATTATCACCGGTAAAGGAAAACGATCCATTGAGGATCACTTCGACCGTTCTTTTGAACTGGAGTACTCCCTACGTAACTGTGGAAAAATGGATTACCTGGTGGAAGTGGAAGCCATATCTGAAATGGCTGATATTTATTATGTGAGGCAGAAGAAACAGAAGGGATTGGGGGATGCCATACTCTGCGCCAAGAAACATATTGATGGACAGCCTTTTGCCGTGCTTTTAGGAGATACCATTAGCCAGTCAAAAGTTCCCTGCACCAAACAATTACTGGACGTGCATGAAAAGTATAATGCATCTGCCATTGCCATTGAAAGAGTACCCTATGATAAGATTGAACGTTATGGAATAATTAAGGGCCAAAAGGTTGAAGATTCTGTTTATAAAATCGAGGATATGGTGGAAAAACCCCGCCCTGAGGATGCCCCATCTGATCTAGCCATAACCGGACGTTACGTGCTGGAATCAGAGATATTCGACCATATTGAGGAAGTGCCACCAGGTGTGGGTGGGGAGATACAGTTAACTGATGCCATGAGACAGTTGGACAATATATACGGCCATATATTTGATGGGAAAATGTATGATATTGGGAACAATGTGGAATGGCTTAAAAGCTCCCTGGAAATTGCATTGCAGGATCCTGCAGTTAGTGAGGAGCTAAGGGAGTATTTGAAGAATATTATAAAATGA
- a CDS encoding dTDP-4-dehydrorhamnose 3,5-epimerase family protein: MIDGVKIKNLKVIPDERGWLMEILRCDDDIYQEFGQVYLTTAYPGVVKAWHLHKKQTDNFTCVHGMMKVALYDSREDSPTYGEINEFFIGDRNPMLISVPPLVYHGFKSVGDETAFFVSVPTLAFNYDEPDEYRLDPDTDEIPYDWILDENKKHG; this comes from the coding sequence ATGATTGACGGCGTAAAAATAAAGAATCTCAAAGTCATCCCTGATGAAAGGGGCTGGCTCATGGAAATATTAAGATGTGACGATGATATCTATCAGGAATTCGGACAGGTTTACCTGACCACAGCCTATCCCGGAGTGGTGAAGGCCTGGCATTTACACAAAAAACAGACTGACAACTTCACCTGTGTTCACGGTATGATGAAGGTGGCACTCTATGATAGCAGGGAAGACTCACCCACCTATGGGGAAATAAACGAATTTTTCATAGGGGACAGGAATCCAATGCTAATAAGCGTACCTCCACTGGTTTACCATGGGTTTAAATCAGTGGGTGATGAAACCGCCTTCTTTGTAAGTGTTCCCACGTTGGCCTTCAACTACGATGAACCGGATGAATACCGCCTTGATCCAGACACTGATGAAATCCCCTATGATTGGATACTGGATGAAAACAAAAAACACGGATAA
- the rfbB gene encoding dTDP-glucose 4,6-dehydratase, producing the protein MKILITGGAGFIGSNFVHHLCENDDYEIVVLDKLTYAGDLENLNGIRDKIEFVKGAIEDEELVSHLMRDCDMVVNFAAETHVDRSIEDPGVFVKTDVIGTYNLLENVRKYDVERYLQISTDEVYGSIESGSFTEESNLDPSSPYSASKAGGDLLVGAYWKTYDTPVITTRSSNNFGPRQYPEKLIPLFILNAMQNKSLPVYGDGKNVRDWIYVMDNCKGIETALLKGKLGEVYNIGGGNEKNNLEITRLILELLDKPESLITFVEDRLGHDRRYSLDSAKVMKLGWKPEYSFEDALKETVKWYKENYSRYLE; encoded by the coding sequence ATGAAGATTCTAATTACCGGTGGTGCAGGATTCATTGGATCCAACTTCGTGCACCATCTATGTGAAAATGATGACTATGAAATAGTGGTCCTGGACAAGTTAACCTATGCTGGTGACCTGGAAAACCTCAATGGAATCCGTGACAAAATCGAATTTGTCAAGGGAGCCATAGAAGATGAGGAGCTGGTCTCCCACTTAATGAGGGATTGTGATATGGTGGTGAACTTCGCTGCCGAAACCCACGTGGACCGATCCATTGAGGATCCTGGAGTATTCGTTAAAACCGATGTTATCGGAACCTACAACCTACTGGAAAATGTTCGAAAATACGATGTGGAACGTTACCTGCAGATATCCACCGATGAAGTCTACGGAAGCATAGAATCAGGTTCATTCACAGAGGAAAGTAATCTGGACCCTTCCAGTCCCTACTCAGCCAGTAAAGCTGGTGGAGACCTCCTGGTAGGGGCCTACTGGAAAACATACGACACCCCAGTGATCACCACCCGGAGCAGTAACAACTTCGGACCCCGCCAGTACCCGGAAAAACTGATACCACTATTTATCCTAAACGCAATGCAGAATAAATCCCTACCAGTCTATGGTGATGGGAAAAATGTCCGGGACTGGATATACGTAATGGACAACTGCAAAGGAATAGAAACTGCCCTCCTTAAGGGTAAACTGGGAGAAGTCTACAACATTGGTGGGGGAAACGAGAAGAACAACCTGGAAATAACCCGCCTCATACTGGAACTACTGGACAAACCAGAAAGTCTGATAACCTTTGTGGAAGACCGTTTGGGTCATGACCGGCGTTACTCACTGGACTCAGCCAAGGTAATGAAACTGGGCTGGAAGCCAGAGTATTCATTTGAAGATGCATTAAAAGAAACTGTCAAATGGTATAAAGAGAACTACTCCCGTTACTTAGAGTAA
- a CDS encoding DUF167 family protein: MQAVQTTPQGITVMIEVSPKSDKFQIAGYNEWRKTLEVKLKSPPTKGKANKELMKEFSSLTGHETDIVAGHKSRQKTILIYDMDEEDFHKLLENFIKF; this comes from the coding sequence ATGCAGGCAGTTCAAACCACTCCCCAGGGGATAACAGTGATGATAGAAGTGTCCCCTAAGTCGGATAAATTCCAGATAGCCGGTTACAATGAGTGGAGGAAAACCCTGGAAGTGAAACTCAAATCACCCCCCACCAAGGGTAAAGCCAACAAGGAACTCATGAAAGAATTCTCAAGCCTTACCGGCCATGAAACCGACATTGTTGCCGGACATAAAAGCCGGCAGAAGACCATTTTAATATATGATATGGATGAAGAAGATTTTCACAAACTTTTAGAGAATTTTATTAAATTTTAG